The Ananas comosus cultivar F153 linkage group 2, ASM154086v1, whole genome shotgun sequence genome contains a region encoding:
- the LOC109706530 gene encoding ribulose bisphosphate carboxylase/oxygenase activase, chloroplastic isoform X1 — protein MAVLHCNPDLFLSPSPSFSSRQNHPRNPKFPKVSKSKPFPLLCFSSSSSSSRAPDGSSSPEEAPETRISKQSSWESKDSEGNDYLYRLGKESDNMNIAVGARQGVIDDLFVGQFLGKDSDIVFDYRQKATRSFEYLEGDYYIAPVFLDKIACHIVKNYIAHLLNIKVPLILGIWGGKGQGKTFQTELIFRVMGIEPVIMSAGELESEKAGEPGRLIRDRYRTASQVIQNQGKMSCLMINDIDAGLGRFGNTQMTVNNQIVVGTLMNLSDNPTRVSIGQKWRESDVTHRVPIIVTGNDFSTLYAPLIRDGRMEKFYWQPDREDIINIVNHMYVKDEISREEVIRVVDTFPNQALDFYGALRSKTYDQAILKWVTDMGGFEKLGEKLLDKRKKGKLPTFSPPKQTVKALLESGHSLVKEQQLINSSRLSKEYMKNIDD, from the exons ATGGCGGTTCTCCACTGCAACCCCGACCtcttcctctccccctccccctcatTCTCTTCGCGCCAAAACCATCCCCGAAACCCTAAATTTCCAAAGGTCAGCAAATCGAAACCCTTCCCTCTCCTctgcttctcctcctcctcctcctcctctcgagCCCCCGATGGATCTTCTTCTCCGGAAGAAGCTCCCGAGACGAGGATTTCGAAGCAATCCTCGTGGGAATCGAAGGACTCGGAGGGGAACGATTACTTGTATCGCCTCGGAAAGGAGTCGGATAACATGAACATCGCAGTAGGGGCTCGGCAAGGCGTGATTGATGATCTCTTTGTGGGACAGTTCCTTGGGAAGGATT CGGATATCGTGTTTGATTACCGGCAGAAGGCGACGCGGTCGTTCGAGTATCTCGAGGGCGATTACTACATAGCCCCCGTTTTTCTT GATAAAATTG CATGCCACATTGTGAAGAACTATATTGCTCATCTTCTCAACATTAAGGTTCCTCTAATATTAG GTATATGGGGAGGAAAAGGACAAGGGAAAACATTTCAAACTGAGCTTATTTTTCGAGTGATGGGAATTGAACCAGTAATTATGTCTGCCGGGGAGCTTGAATCTGAGAAAGCAG GAGAACCGGGAAGGCTCATACGTGACCGGTATAGAACAGCCTCACAAGTGATTCAAAACCAA GGAAAGATGAGCTGTTTGATGATCAATGATATTGATGCTGGGCTGGGAAGATTTG GAAACACACAAATGACAGTAAATAACCAAATTGTTGTTGGAACCCTGATGAATCTGTCAGATAATCCTACTAGAGTAAGCATTGGGCAGAAGTGGAGAGAATCAGATGTCACACATAGAGTACCCATCATAGTAACTGGAAACGATTTCTCAACTCTTTATGCTCCTTTGATTCGTGATGGACGGATGGAGAAATTCTATTG GCAGCCAGACCGTGAGGACATTATTAACATTGTTAACCATATGTATGTTAAAGATGAAATATCCAGAGAGGAAGTCATAAGAGTCGTGGACACTTTTCCCAACCAAG CTTTGGATTTCTATGGAGCTCTGAGGTCTAAAACATATGATCAGGCAATTTTAAAG TGGGTAACTGATATGGGTGGATTTGAAAAACTTGGTGAAAAACTTCTcgacaaaagaaagaaaggcaaACTTCCTACTTTTAGTCCTCCCAAG CAAACAGTGAAGGCATTACTTGAATCGGGGCATTCTCTAGTCAAGGAGCAGCAGTTGATTAATAGTTCCAGATTATCAAAAGAATACATGAAGAATATAGATGACTAG
- the LOC109706530 gene encoding ribulose bisphosphate carboxylase/oxygenase activase, chloroplastic isoform X2, with amino-acid sequence MAVLHCNPDLFLSPSPSFSSRQNHPRNPKFPKVSKSKPFPLLCFSSSSSSSRAPDGSSSPEEAPETRISKQSSWESKDSEGNDYLYRLGKESDNMNIAVGARQGVIDDLFVGQFLGKDSDIVFDYRQKATRSFEYLEGDYYIAPVFLDKIACHIVKNYIAHLLNIKVPLILGIWGGKGQGKTFQTELIFRVMGIEPVIMSAGELESEKAGEPGRLIRDRYRTASQVIQNQGKMSCLMINDIDAGLGRFDNPTRVSIGQKWRESDVTHRVPIIVTGNDFSTLYAPLIRDGRMEKFYWQPDREDIINIVNHMYVKDEISREEVIRVVDTFPNQALDFYGALRSKTYDQAILKWVTDMGGFEKLGEKLLDKRKKGKLPTFSPPKQTVKALLESGHSLVKEQQLINSSRLSKEYMKNIDD; translated from the exons ATGGCGGTTCTCCACTGCAACCCCGACCtcttcctctccccctccccctcatTCTCTTCGCGCCAAAACCATCCCCGAAACCCTAAATTTCCAAAGGTCAGCAAATCGAAACCCTTCCCTCTCCTctgcttctcctcctcctcctcctcctctcgagCCCCCGATGGATCTTCTTCTCCGGAAGAAGCTCCCGAGACGAGGATTTCGAAGCAATCCTCGTGGGAATCGAAGGACTCGGAGGGGAACGATTACTTGTATCGCCTCGGAAAGGAGTCGGATAACATGAACATCGCAGTAGGGGCTCGGCAAGGCGTGATTGATGATCTCTTTGTGGGACAGTTCCTTGGGAAGGATT CGGATATCGTGTTTGATTACCGGCAGAAGGCGACGCGGTCGTTCGAGTATCTCGAGGGCGATTACTACATAGCCCCCGTTTTTCTT GATAAAATTG CATGCCACATTGTGAAGAACTATATTGCTCATCTTCTCAACATTAAGGTTCCTCTAATATTAG GTATATGGGGAGGAAAAGGACAAGGGAAAACATTTCAAACTGAGCTTATTTTTCGAGTGATGGGAATTGAACCAGTAATTATGTCTGCCGGGGAGCTTGAATCTGAGAAAGCAG GAGAACCGGGAAGGCTCATACGTGACCGGTATAGAACAGCCTCACAAGTGATTCAAAACCAA GGAAAGATGAGCTGTTTGATGATCAATGATATTGATGCTGGGCTGGGAAGATTTG ATAATCCTACTAGAGTAAGCATTGGGCAGAAGTGGAGAGAATCAGATGTCACACATAGAGTACCCATCATAGTAACTGGAAACGATTTCTCAACTCTTTATGCTCCTTTGATTCGTGATGGACGGATGGAGAAATTCTATTG GCAGCCAGACCGTGAGGACATTATTAACATTGTTAACCATATGTATGTTAAAGATGAAATATCCAGAGAGGAAGTCATAAGAGTCGTGGACACTTTTCCCAACCAAG CTTTGGATTTCTATGGAGCTCTGAGGTCTAAAACATATGATCAGGCAATTTTAAAG TGGGTAACTGATATGGGTGGATTTGAAAAACTTGGTGAAAAACTTCTcgacaaaagaaagaaaggcaaACTTCCTACTTTTAGTCCTCCCAAG CAAACAGTGAAGGCATTACTTGAATCGGGGCATTCTCTAGTCAAGGAGCAGCAGTTGATTAATAGTTCCAGATTATCAAAAGAATACATGAAGAATATAGATGACTAG